In a genomic window of Sarcophilus harrisii chromosome 4, mSarHar1.11, whole genome shotgun sequence:
- the GFAP gene encoding glial fibrillary acidic protein produces MDRRRFTSSARRSYASEVVVRFPGARRLAPVARLSPSKMPPPLPTRVDFSVAEALNASFKETRSSERAEMMELNDRFASYIEKVRFLEQQNKVLAGELNQLRGKEPTKLADVYQAELHRLRLQLDQLTASSARLEIERDNLAEDLATLRQKLQEETNLRLEAENNLTAYRQEADEASLARLDLERKVESLQEEIRFLRKIHEEELRELQEQLAQHQVHVELDVTKPDLTAALREIRTQYEAMASSNMQETEEWYRSKFADLTDAAARNVELLRQAKHEANEYRRQLQSLTCDLESLRGTNESLERQMRELEERHAREAAGYQEALLRLEEEGQSLKDEMARHLQEYQELLNVKLALDIEIATYRKLLEGEESRITIPVQTFSNLQIRETSLDTKSVSEGHLKRSIVVKTVEMRDGEVIKESTQEHKDV; encoded by the exons ATGGACAGACGGCGCTTCACCTCCTCTGCCCGCCGCTCATACGCCTCCGAGGTTGTGGTTCGCTTCCCGGGTGCCCGCCGCCTGGCGCCAGTGGCCCGGCTCTCCCCAAGCAAAATGCCACCTCCGCTTCCCACCCGGGTTGACTTCTCAGTGGCCGAGGCTCTCAATGCCAGCTTCAAAGAGACGCGGTCCAGCGAGCGGGCCGAGATGATGGAGCTCAACGACCGCTTTGCCAGCTACATCGAGAAGGTGCGTTTTCTGGAGCAACAGAACAAGGTTCTGGCAGGGGAGCTCAACCAGCTTCGGGGAAAGGAGCCCACCAAGCTTGCCGACGTCTACCAAGCCGAGCTGCATCGGCTCCGGCTCCAGCTGGACCAGCTGACTGCCAGCAGTGCCCGGCTAGAGATCGAGAGAGATAACCTGGCTGAAGACCTGGCCACTCTGAGACAGAA GCTCCAGGAGGAAACCAACCTTCGGCTGGAAGCAGAGAACAATCTAACAGCTTACAGACAG GAGGCTGATGAAGCTTCTCTGGCCCGCCTGGATCTGGAACGGAAGGTTGAGTCTCTGCAAGAAGAGATCCGCTTTCTCAGGAAGATTCATGAAGAA GAGCTTCGAGAGCTACAGGAGCAGCTGGCCCAGCATCAGGTACATGTGGAACTTGACGTGACCAAACCAGACCTCACTGCTGCCCTGCGTGAGATCCGAACCCAGTACGAGGCGATGGCCTCCAGTAACATGCAGGAGACTGAGGAGTGGTACCGGTCCAAG TTTGCAGACCTGACAGATGCTGCAGCGCGGAACGTGGAGCTGCTGCGCCAGGCCAAGCACGAAGCCAACGAGTACCGGCGACAGCTGCAGTCCCTCACCTGCGACCTGGAGTCCCTTCGTGGCACT AACGAGTCCCTGGAGAGGCAGATGCGGGAGCTGGAGGAGCGGCACGCCCGGGAAGCGGCGGGCTACCAGGAGGCGCTGCTGAGGCTGGAGGAAGAAGGGCAGAGCCTCAAGGACGAGATGGCCCGGCACCTGCAGGAGTACCAGGAGCTGCTCAACGTCAAGCTGGCCCTGGACATCGAAATTGCCACCTACAGGAAGCTGCTGGAAGGGGAGGAGAGCCG CATCACCATCCCAGTACAGACATTCTCCAATCTGCAAATCAGAG AGACTAGCTTGGACACCAAGTCTGTATCTGAGGGGCATCTCAAGAGAAGCATTGTGGTAAAGACAGTGGAGATGCGTGATGGAGAG GTCATTAAGGAATCCACACAGGAGCACAAAGATGTGTGA
- the FAM187A gene encoding Ig-like V-type domain-containing protein FAM187A, whose product MSLAHLLLLLWSWGSLRAFDLVEKENIFQKVPCPAFLMFDNAAYLADMTFELPCRCKPEEVTAVVWYYQEHIGSLHTRVLTDFDGRVMVDSGQVRVGSSMLARFSIRMFSLLVFRAQPEDSGLYLCGTRHGDYFYAYDVDIQSSQEMVAAFTDKGQEPREDEELGDLHIFTTFWEWTRCDRCGVRGEQWRIGLCYLEKPGLSSRFLKNVPDVVSCGSQAVPGNLRTAAGRRRPPELMVRSCMVPCRKEAQSGLMAIFTFISKLGSKPWVPKVPIQFHKQRLGHGLIMSCPGARPEHAVAWDKDRLRLYRTSFLKGVNRSMRVFIDHGNQFHIRFAQLNDRGTYYCWRDGEMVAGFRVTVTSRGRYYASLSDPETQYALQAALVGYVLITAVFVLIHLCRCCCYFFVCCPEL is encoded by the coding sequence ATGAGCTTGGCCCATCTCCTGCTGCTGCTTTGGAGCTGGGGAAGCCTCCGGGCTTTCGATCTGGTAGAAAAGGAGAACATTTTTCAGAAGGTCCCGTGTCCCGCCTTCTTGATGTTTGACAACGCGGCTTACCTGGCAGACATGACCTTTGAGCTGCCCTGCCGCTGCAAGCCCGAGGAGGTGACCGCGGTGGTCTGGTACTACCAGGAGCACATAGGGAGCCTGCACACCAGAGTCCTGACGGACTTCGACGGGCGCGTGATGGTGGACTCGGGACAGGTGCGGGTGGGCAGCAGCATGCTGGCGCGCTTCAGCATCCGCATGTTCAGCCTGCTGGTGTTCCGGGCCCAGCCCGAGGACTCGGGGCTCTACCTCTGCGGGACGCGCCACGGCGACTATTTCTACGCCTACGACGTGGACATACAGAGCAGTCAGGAGATGGTGGCGGCGTTCACTGACAAGGGCCAGGAGCCTCGGGAGGACGAGGAGCTCGGGGACCTGCACATCTTCACCACCTTCTGGGAGTGGACGCGCTGCGACCGCTGCGGGGTTCGGGGGGAACAATGGCGGATCGGGCTCTGCTACCTGGAGAAGCCGGGCCTCTCCTCCCGGTTCCTGAAGAACGTGCCCGACGTGGTGTCTTGTGGCTCCCAGGCGGTGCCAGGAAACCTGCGCACCGCGGCGGGCCGCCGCCGTCCGCCCGAGCTGATGGTGCGGAGCTGCATGGTGCCCTGCAGGAAGGAGGCGCAGAGCGGGCTGATGGCCATCTTCACCTTCATCTCCAAGCTGGGCAGCAAGCCCTGGGTTCCCAAAGTGCCCATTCAGTTCCACAAGCAGAGGCTGGGCCACGGGCTCATCATGTCCTGCCCGGGGGCGCGGCCGGAGCACGCCGTGGCCTGGGACAAGGACCGCCTCCGCCTGTACCGCACCAGCTTCCTGAAGGGGGTCAACCGATCCATGAGGGTGTTCATCGACCACGGCAACCAGTTCCACATCCGGTTTGCCCAGCTGAACGACAGGGGCACCTATTACTGCTGGCGAGACGGGGAGATGGTGGCCGGCTTCCGCGTGACCGTGACATCCCGCGGCCGCTACTACGCTTCTCTCTCCGACCCCGAGACCCAGTACGCCCTGCAGGCCGCCTTGGTGGGCTACGTGCTCATCACGGCCGTCTTCGTCCTCATCCATTTATGCCGCTGCTGCTGTTATTTCTTTGTCTGCTGCCCTGAACTCTAG